In a genomic window of Quercus lobata isolate SW786 chromosome 4, ValleyOak3.0 Primary Assembly, whole genome shotgun sequence:
- the LOC115984541 gene encoding uncharacterized protein LOC115984541 — MDLCTIKRKHHVKKTAFLTEQVSAVIQHKTPPKYKDPGCPTISCTIGDYIMEHALLDLRASVNLIPFSVYQKLGLGELKPTSITLQLADHSVREPRGIVKDVLVKIKQFYYLVDFIVLDYQPVLHPNVHTPIILGRPFLAIANALINCRNGRMQLTFGSMTLELNIFHVAKQPHEDDDCAYVNLIGAMVQEEFNKNCFSNPLETLLNNSVGSYDLECDIHVFENFSLLDSSQVLEEQQMMAIYKGWKPCFEELLEKEKKLMHSSEKAPQLELKPLPGGLKYAYLGPGKLKPRWDGPFIVREVFSHGAIVVEDPRHGRILEINGQRLKPFLGGVIPEEETMSLKIPSYWDAM; from the coding sequence ATGGACCTATGCACCATCAAGAGAAAGCATCATGTGAAGAAGACCGCATTCCTAACAGAACAGGTAAGTGCAGTTATCCAACATAAGACCCCGCCAAAGTATAAGGATCCAGGTTGTCCTACGATATCGTGTACTATTGGAGATTACATCATGGAGCATGCATTGCTAGATCTTAGGGCAAGTGTTAATTTGATCCCTTTCAGTGTATATCAAAAACTTGGACTTGGTGAGTTGAAACCTACTTCAATAACTTTACAGTTGGCTGATCACTCTGTAAGGGAACCGAGAGGGATTGTTAAGGATGTGTTGgtgaaaattaaacaattttattatcttgttgattttattgttcTAGATTACCAACCTGTTTTACATCCTAATGTTCATACCCCTATTATTTTGGGTAGACCTTTTCTTGCCATAGCTAATGCTTTAATTAATTGCAGGAATGGGAGAATGCAACTCACTTTTGGTTCCATGACTTTGGAGCTAAACATATTTCATGTGGCTAAACAACCCCATGAGGATGATGACTGTGCTTATGTAAACCTCATTGGGGCGATGGTTCAAGAAGAGTTTAATAAGAATTGTTTTTCTAATCCTCTTGAAACTCTTCTTAATAATTCTGTTGGTTCTTATGATTTAGAATGTGATATTcatgtatttgaaaatttttctttgttggattCCTCACAGGTTTTGGAAGAACAACAGATGATGGCAATTTATAAAGGGTGGAAGCCTTGCTTTGAGGAGctacttgaaaaagaaaaaaagctcaTGCATTCAAGTGAAAAGGCACCACAGCTGGAGCTTAAGCCACTGCCCGGTGGTcttaaatatgcatatttaggCCCAGGTAAGTTAAAACCTAGATGGGATGGCCCTTTCATTGTAAGGGAAGTGTTTAGCCATGGAGCTATAGTAGTTGAGGACCCTAGACATGGTAggattttggaaataaatggACAAAGGTTAAAACCATTCTTAGGTGGAGTTATACCAGAGGAGGAGACTATGTCACTAAAGATCCCTTCCTATTGGGATGCTATGTGA